One Panicum virgatum strain AP13 chromosome 9K, P.virgatum_v5, whole genome shotgun sequence genomic region harbors:
- the LOC120651961 gene encoding uncharacterized protein LOC120651961, translated as MALDLNTVPGEESEQPLIARRTMAIDPNEVPGEGSKEPLPDLNQEPDDDAGDEVHYLQEDQFHLIKEAQVHPLKGQSHYLHKEQHGGVHAIDLNIPACEGQEDECHDVLLVDEQHEQDGDFNFDVAHEQDFDLNLEAADHRNDLQQMINMIEDVNDYGVYADAMNIDFDEEMEDSNVEEDEHRCRNLTDTERQQIYEALLERSNRGKLKKNSTNIVAQLFQVSRYQVRAVWRRVKQCRAQGRQVDVRSRRKNCGRERIQTDLLDVLRVPLHRRRTIRSLANAIGVKKSTLHRRFKEGLLRCHSSTLKPLLTEDNKKDRLRWCVSMLDPQTLPNESKFIEMDNIIQIFHKFMTFRGSLHQAKIAVLFIESVVAPWPHAYMEQILWRVVSACWCWRGIS; from the exons ATGGCATTAGATCTAAATACAGTACCTGGCGAAGAAAGTGAACAGCCCTTAATAGCCCGTAGAACCATGGCCATAGATCCAAATGAAGTACCAGGCGAGGGAAGCAAAGAGCCCTTACCAGACCTAAATCAAGAGCCTGATGATGATGCTGGAGATGAAGTCCATTACCTGCAGGAAGATCAATTTCATCTCATCAAAGAAGCACAAGTGCATCCACTCAAAGGTCAGTCCCACTATCTCCACAAAGAGCAACACGGTGGTGTGCATGCCATAGATCTCAATATTCCTGCTTGTGAGGGGCAAGAAGACGAATGTCATGATG TTCTTCTTGTTGACGAACAGCATGAACAAGATGGAGATTTCAACTTTGACGTTGCACATGAACAAGATTTTGACCTCAACTTAGAAGCTGCTGATCACCGAAATGATCTGCAACAAATGATCA ACATGATCGAGGACGTGAACGACTATGGTGTGTACGCTGATGCTATGAACATAGACTTCGATGAAGAAATGGAGGACTCAAATGTCGAAGAAGATGAACATAGGTGCAGAAATTTGAcggacactgaaaggcaacaGATATACGAAGCATTGCTTGAGAGAAGTAATCGTGGAAAATTAAAAAAGAACAGCACGAATATAGTAGCGCAGCTGTTCCAGGTCAGCAGGTATCAAGTTCGTGCTGTTTGGCGAAGAGTTAAGCAGTGCCGTGCACAAGGCAGACAAGTAGATGTTAGATCCCGGAGGAAGAATTGTGGCCGCGAAAGGATACAAACCGATCTATTAGATGTCCTTAGAGTTCCCTTGCATAGGAGGAGGACTATACGATCACTAGCTAATGCTATTGGTGTAAAGAAAAGCACTTTGCATAGACGGTTCAAGGAAGGCCTACTACGATGCCACTCGAGCACATTAAAGCCTCTGTTGACAGAAGATAACAAGAAAGACAGGCTACGATGGTGTGTTTCCATGTTAGATCcccaaacattgccaaatgaaTCCAAGTTCATTGAAATGGACAACATCATCCAAATCTTTCACAAATTCATGACATTTCGGGGGTCTCTTCATCAGGCAAAGATTGCAGTTTTGTTCATTGAATCAGTGGTAGCTCCATGGCCACATGCCTATATGGAGCAGATTCTCTGGCGTGTAGTGTCTGCTTGCTGGTGTTGGCGAGGGATATCCTGA
- the LOC120648078 gene encoding F-box protein At5g07610-like, with protein sequence MPAALNGRRTVRRPLADRPLFLGVTLPDKSICRFKCVSWHWYGLITNPENRKKIPHTLSGFFYPSNNRWTPEDPARIIPDFVGIVGDEEPFSDPSLTFLASYRPIVPKICCNGLLFCLCWKVSPRDESDFVVCNPATEKWVVVPDSVDESIALKYHFVFDPAISPHFQVFEITDADENYGYIGDVNIYSSETGAWSCRGNGWGDELQFVSRGETVTPEQEELEPEIVGDSTPVETQGDAPSEAVFGYFYPADGGAGEE encoded by the exons ATGCCGGCGGCACTCAACGGAAG gcggaccgtccgccgcccccttgcggaccgtccgctgttcCTGGGTGTTACACTTCCGGACAAATCGATCTGCCGCTTCAAGTGCGTTTCCTGGCACTGGTACGGCCTTATCACCAACCCCGAGAACCGCAAGAAGATCCCCCATACTCTCTCCGGCTTCTTCTACCCCAGCAATAACAGGTGGACCCCAGAGGACCCCGCCAGAATAATCCCCGATTTCGTTGGCATCGTGGGGGACGAAGAGCCATTTTCAGACCCCTCGTTGACCTTCTTGGCCTCCTACAGGCCGATTGTTCCAAAGATCTGCTGCAATGGCCTTCTTTTCTGCTTGTGCTGGAAGGTCTCCCCAAGAGATGAAAGCGATTTTGTTGTGTGCAATCCTGCGACAGAGAAATGGGTTGTCGTGCCGGACTCGGTTGATGAAAGCATTGCTTTGAAGTACCATTTTGTTTTTGACCCAGCCATCTCCCCCCACTTCCAAGTGTTTGAAATTACAGACGCGGATGAGAATTATGGATACATCGGTGATGTGAATATCTACTCATCGGAGACAGGTGCATGGAGTTGCAGAGGGAATGGTTGGGGCGATGAGCTTCAGTTTGTCAGTAGAGGAG AGACCGTGACGCCGGAGCAAGAGGAGCTTGAACCGGAGATCGTTGGAGACTCTACTCCCGTCGAGACTCAAG GTGATGCGCCGTCGGAGGCCGTGTTCGGTTACTTCTACCCCGCGgacggaggtgcgggtgaggagtag